One stretch of Schlesneria sp. DSM 10557 DNA includes these proteins:
- a CDS encoding PSD1 and planctomycete cytochrome C domain-containing protein has translation MIGVLLSLLLAAEEPAALQSPTTEQLQFFESDVRPVLVEHCQKCHGPQKEWAGLRVDSRDALLRGGDSGAAIVPGEPDKSLLIRAIRHDDPDLKMPEDGKLTDRQIANLVRWVEMGAPFPASQPANVRTRNKDHWAFQPLIPAIVPEIQNKDAAEAPVDPYILARLEALSLPPAALADRNTLIRRVTYDLIGLPPTPKEIASYVSDDRPDALERVVDRLLASPAYGERWGRHWLDVARYADSNGLDENIAHGNAWKYRDYVIDSFNRDKPLDRFIVEQLAGDLLSAGDETQRHEQLIATGLISIGPKVLAEVNEAKMRMDIIDEQIDTVGRVFLGLTLGCARCHDHKFDPIDTADYYGLAGIFKSTRTMETYTKVAKWHEHLLPSAAATQMQAQYDADLALRKKAVEEFVAKTNLQVRETLDPQATPPESLESLYPEAAAAELKKLREELAALEKSPPELPAAMGVTEDQVTDVAIQIRGNPLKLGEVVPRRTPPVIRSSRSPEFAATESGRRQLADWLIEPSHPLTSRVVVNRIWRWHFGQGLVRTTDNFGLLGEVPSHPELLDWVAQRFVADGWSQKKLHRLLLSSSTYRRSSLPSEDLVAHDPENRLLGRASLRRLDAEEIRDSLLSVSGQLDTMMGGSLLKVKNRGYLFDHTSIDLSDYSSRRRSLYLPVIRNNVYDVFQLLNFPDPAVPTGDRTTTTVAPQALLMMNSDLVMQSAEQFAAQVLAMADEDKSRIDRLYATAYARSPSAEERRDSLDFLSRVKASLEQPDSAEAERDLKAWGILCHTMLASNEFIYLK, from the coding sequence ATTGGTGTTTTGCTGAGCTTGCTGCTGGCTGCGGAAGAACCCGCGGCACTTCAGAGCCCGACTACCGAGCAGCTTCAATTCTTTGAATCGGATGTTCGGCCCGTACTGGTCGAGCATTGTCAGAAATGCCACGGTCCCCAAAAGGAATGGGCCGGATTGCGTGTGGATTCGCGGGATGCACTATTGCGAGGGGGTGACTCTGGGGCTGCGATTGTTCCGGGTGAACCCGACAAGAGCCTGTTGATTCGGGCAATTCGCCACGACGATCCCGATCTCAAGATGCCAGAAGATGGAAAGCTGACCGACCGCCAGATTGCAAACCTGGTGCGGTGGGTCGAGATGGGGGCTCCATTCCCGGCATCACAGCCGGCCAATGTGAGAACTCGCAATAAGGATCACTGGGCCTTTCAACCGCTCATCCCGGCTATTGTTCCTGAAATTCAGAACAAAGATGCTGCCGAGGCCCCCGTCGATCCGTACATTCTCGCGCGGCTGGAAGCTCTCTCATTGCCGCCAGCGGCGCTCGCGGACAGGAACACGTTGATTCGACGAGTCACCTATGACCTGATCGGACTTCCTCCGACGCCCAAAGAGATTGCATCCTACGTGTCGGATGACCGACCCGATGCGCTGGAACGGGTCGTCGATCGACTGCTTGCATCACCAGCGTACGGAGAACGTTGGGGACGGCACTGGCTCGACGTAGCGCGCTACGCGGATTCCAACGGGCTGGATGAAAATATTGCGCATGGCAATGCCTGGAAGTACCGCGACTATGTCATCGATTCCTTCAATCGTGACAAACCACTCGATCGCTTCATCGTTGAGCAGCTTGCCGGTGATCTGCTGTCGGCCGGAGACGAAACGCAACGGCATGAGCAGCTGATTGCCACGGGTTTGATTTCGATCGGACCGAAGGTTCTGGCGGAAGTGAACGAAGCGAAGATGCGGATGGATATCATTGATGAGCAGATCGATACTGTCGGTCGTGTTTTTCTGGGGCTGACACTCGGCTGCGCACGCTGCCACGACCATAAGTTCGATCCCATCGACACGGCCGACTACTACGGTCTGGCGGGGATTTTCAAAAGCACGCGGACGATGGAGACCTATACCAAGGTGGCCAAGTGGCACGAGCACCTGCTTCCTTCGGCGGCGGCAACGCAGATGCAGGCGCAGTACGATGCCGACCTGGCACTACGGAAAAAAGCGGTCGAAGAGTTCGTGGCAAAGACCAATCTGCAGGTCCGCGAGACGCTCGACCCTCAGGCGACACCACCGGAAAGTCTGGAGTCACTCTATCCCGAAGCGGCCGCAGCCGAGCTGAAAAAACTGCGGGAAGAACTCGCTGCTCTGGAAAAATCCCCCCCCGAATTGCCAGCAGCCATGGGAGTGACTGAGGATCAAGTCACTGACGTGGCGATCCAGATTCGAGGTAATCCATTGAAGCTGGGAGAGGTCGTTCCTCGAAGGACGCCTCCCGTGATCCGCAGTTCACGCTCCCCCGAATTCGCGGCGACCGAAAGTGGTCGGCGACAACTGGCCGACTGGCTTATCGAACCTTCGCACCCACTGACTTCGCGAGTCGTTGTCAATCGGATCTGGCGATGGCACTTCGGTCAGGGACTCGTTCGGACCACCGACAACTTTGGGTTGCTGGGTGAAGTCCCCTCGCATCCAGAGTTACTCGACTGGGTGGCTCAGCGGTTCGTTGCGGATGGGTGGTCACAAAAGAAACTGCATCGACTGTTGCTCAGTTCCAGCACCTACCGGCGCAGCAGCCTTCCCTCGGAGGACCTCGTCGCACACGATCCCGAGAATCGACTTCTAGGCCGAGCTTCCCTTCGGCGATTGGATGCAGAGGAAATCCGTGATTCGTTACTGAGTGTCAGCGGACAACTCGACACGATGATGGGAGGATCCCTGCTGAAAGTGAAGAACCGGGGATATCTCTTCGACCACACCTCGATCGACCTGTCCGACTATTCCAGTCGCCGTCGATCTCTTTATCTGCCGGTGATCCGAAACAATGTGTATGACGTGTTTCAATTGCTGAATTTCCCGGACCCTGCTGTTCCCACGGGGGATCGAACCACAACCACCGTTGCTCCACAGGCACTGCTGATGATGAACAGTGATCTGGTGATGCAGTCCGCAGAACAGTTCGCAGCACAGGTCCTAGCGATGGCAGACGAAGATAAGAGTCGGATCGACCGCTTATACGCAACGGCGTACGCCCGCAGTCCCTCGGCGGAAGAACGGCGGGACAGTCTGGATTTTCTGAGCAGGGTCAAGGCAAGCCTGGAGCAACCCGATTCGGCAGAGGCCGAGCGAGACCTGAAGGCTTGGGGAATCCTGTGTCACACGATGCTGGCCTCAAATGAATTTATTTATCTGAAGTAG
- a CDS encoding DUF1501 domain-containing protein, producing the protein MFPLAMTRRQVLKNSAAGFGSMALAALLNETARGETNSANPLAPRPPHLPARAKRVIFLFMSGGPSQVDTFDYKPLLTRDDGKPIPFEKPKVQFNSTGNLLKSPWQFKQYGESGGWVSELFPRLAERIDDLCMIHSIHGSNPAHGGAVMKIHTGSDNFVRPSIGSWVSYGLGTENANLPSFVTICPTLAFGGINNWSSAFLPGVYQGTPLGDASIPSEKAKVKYIENSRLPREIQRLQLDRLYQLNSQHRQHAGPEAALEARINSFELAFRMQSELPKVEDLSGESEATQKLYGLDNPVTANFGRMCLMARRFAESGVRFIQVTHNDSKVQWDQHSDLKNGHEKNAREVDLPIAGLLYDLKERGLLDDTLIWWGGEFGRTPTAEGPDGRDHNPEGFTMWLAGGGVKGGLHYGSTDDYGYFAAQNKVHVHDLHATILHLLGLDHERLTYRYSGRDFRLTDVEGNVVKELFS; encoded by the coding sequence ATGTTTCCTCTGGCGATGACTCGACGACAGGTACTCAAAAACTCTGCTGCGGGCTTTGGCTCGATGGCTCTTGCGGCGCTGCTTAACGAGACCGCTCGCGGGGAGACCAATTCGGCAAATCCGCTGGCTCCTCGTCCGCCGCACCTTCCTGCACGGGCCAAACGAGTCATCTTTCTCTTCATGAGCGGCGGGCCGTCGCAGGTCGATACTTTCGATTATAAGCCGCTGCTGACTCGAGACGACGGTAAGCCGATTCCCTTCGAGAAACCGAAGGTCCAGTTCAATTCCACCGGCAATCTGCTGAAGTCCCCCTGGCAGTTCAAGCAGTATGGCGAGAGCGGTGGCTGGGTCAGCGAGTTGTTCCCCAGGCTGGCCGAACGAATCGACGATTTGTGCATGATTCATTCGATCCACGGATCGAACCCCGCCCACGGCGGTGCAGTGATGAAGATCCATACCGGAAGCGACAACTTCGTTCGCCCCAGCATCGGGTCCTGGGTCAGCTATGGACTGGGGACGGAGAACGCGAATCTTCCCTCGTTCGTGACCATTTGCCCCACGCTTGCCTTCGGCGGGATTAATAACTGGAGCTCTGCATTCCTTCCCGGGGTTTATCAGGGGACGCCGCTGGGGGATGCCAGCATCCCGTCCGAGAAAGCGAAGGTGAAGTACATCGAGAATTCCCGTTTACCACGTGAGATTCAGCGGCTGCAGCTTGACCGCCTGTATCAACTCAACTCGCAGCATCGTCAGCACGCGGGGCCGGAAGCGGCACTGGAAGCGAGGATCAATTCGTTTGAACTGGCGTTCCGAATGCAGTCAGAACTTCCCAAAGTCGAGGATCTGTCTGGCGAATCAGAGGCGACGCAGAAGCTGTATGGCCTGGACAATCCCGTAACGGCCAATTTCGGTCGGATGTGTCTCATGGCCCGCCGCTTTGCGGAGTCGGGGGTGCGCTTCATCCAGGTGACTCATAATGACAGCAAAGTGCAGTGGGATCAGCATTCTGATCTGAAGAATGGGCATGAGAAGAACGCGCGAGAAGTTGATTTGCCGATCGCGGGATTGTTATACGACCTCAAAGAGCGGGGCTTGCTGGACGACACGCTGATCTGGTGGGGCGGCGAGTTCGGACGAACACCAACAGCCGAAGGGCCTGACGGCCGTGATCATAATCCGGAAGGATTCACCATGTGGCTGGCCGGGGGGGGCGTCAAAGGAGGGCTGCACTACGGCAGCACGGACGACTATGGCTACTTCGCCGCACAGAACAAAGTGCACGTCCACGACCTGCACGCCACCATCCTGCACCTGCTGGGACTGGACCACGAACGACTGACTTATCGCTACTCAGGCCGTGACTTCCGCCTGACGGACGTTGAAGGGAACGTCGTCAAAGAACTGTTCAGTTGA
- the ftsH gene encoding ATP-dependent zinc metalloprotease FtsH produces MSKPEPKRPTDLPEPSGKRPDKGNSSNLFWFLMILAVIGAVLFSFSSRWRGKSLTYSEFVKRLEDRTLHAGNVFELRRGHSTITFQDLPKSSPNPKHGPQQYSVSVGSMSDAEKARLDDLLRESNITDWGYDDPPSPYRDLGYLALFTGVCLLCVWLVFRRIGGPGSAIAFGRSRGKLFAQEEIGITFSDVAGIDEAVEELREIVDFLRNPGRYQALGGRIPRGVLLVGPPGTGKTLLAKAVAGEAGVPFYGLSGSDFVELFVGVGAARVRDMFQQAGQRSPAIIFIDELDAIGKVRSHGAPGGGEERDQTLNALLVEMDGFGSDQSVIVLGATNRPETLDPALMRPGRFDRHILVDRPDIRGREAILKVHAAKVKMDDGVNLKHLAKLTAGFVGADLANLVNEAALLAARKNKTSVTTVEFDEGFDRVVAGLEKTARVMPEEVKQRVAWHEVGHALVACSLPNVDPVHKVSIIPRGLGALGYTLQRPEDDRQLITRTELQNRICVLLGGIAAEEIVYHENSTGASNDLQRATDLARRMITEFGMSEKLGRVHYSESRSNPFLSGSSAPADYSHSGETIREIDLEVRRIIDAAYETAHEILVSRRTVMEHITRELLEKEVIDQPQLEAILDQYKTGPQLKPGTFVHPAPPPLRPADEQSGQDDVAQSG; encoded by the coding sequence ATGTCTAAACCCGAACCGAAACGCCCGACCGATCTTCCCGAGCCATCTGGCAAGCGTCCCGATAAGGGCAATTCCAGTAACCTGTTCTGGTTTCTGATGATTCTGGCCGTGATTGGTGCGGTGCTATTCAGTTTCTCGTCTCGCTGGCGGGGGAAGTCCCTGACGTACAGCGAATTCGTCAAACGCCTGGAAGACCGCACCCTCCACGCTGGCAACGTCTTCGAACTGCGTCGCGGACACAGCACGATCACATTTCAGGATCTGCCCAAATCTTCACCCAATCCGAAACACGGCCCGCAGCAATACTCCGTCTCGGTCGGAAGTATGAGCGACGCCGAGAAAGCCCGCCTCGACGATCTGCTGAGAGAGTCCAACATTACTGACTGGGGCTACGACGATCCCCCTTCCCCCTACCGGGATCTTGGCTATCTGGCGTTGTTCACCGGCGTCTGTCTGCTCTGTGTCTGGCTCGTCTTTCGACGGATTGGCGGGCCCGGTTCCGCTATCGCCTTCGGCCGTAGTCGCGGGAAGCTCTTCGCCCAGGAAGAAATCGGCATTACCTTCAGCGATGTTGCCGGGATTGATGAAGCCGTGGAAGAACTGCGGGAAATCGTCGATTTCCTGCGAAATCCCGGACGCTATCAGGCACTGGGTGGACGGATCCCACGCGGGGTGCTGCTGGTTGGACCTCCTGGAACTGGAAAGACGCTGCTGGCGAAAGCAGTCGCCGGTGAAGCGGGGGTTCCCTTCTACGGTTTGTCCGGGTCCGACTTCGTGGAACTGTTCGTCGGTGTGGGGGCCGCACGCGTGCGGGACATGTTCCAGCAGGCTGGCCAGAGATCACCCGCCATTATCTTCATCGACGAACTCGATGCCATCGGCAAGGTCCGCAGTCACGGTGCCCCCGGTGGCGGCGAGGAGCGGGACCAGACCCTCAATGCCCTGCTCGTCGAGATGGACGGGTTCGGATCTGATCAGAGCGTGATTGTCCTCGGGGCGACGAACCGACCGGAGACACTGGATCCGGCACTGATGCGCCCCGGTCGTTTCGATCGACATATTCTGGTCGATCGCCCCGACATCCGTGGACGGGAAGCAATTCTCAAAGTTCACGCTGCCAAAGTGAAAATGGATGACGGCGTTAACCTCAAGCATCTGGCCAAACTGACCGCGGGATTCGTCGGTGCGGATCTGGCGAACCTCGTGAATGAAGCCGCGCTTCTGGCCGCTCGTAAGAACAAGACATCTGTCACCACGGTTGAGTTCGACGAAGGGTTCGATCGCGTCGTCGCGGGGCTCGAAAAAACTGCCCGCGTCATGCCCGAAGAAGTCAAACAGCGAGTCGCCTGGCACGAAGTGGGCCATGCACTGGTCGCTTGCTCGCTGCCCAATGTCGATCCCGTTCACAAGGTTTCGATTATTCCGCGCGGACTTGGTGCGCTGGGGTATACCCTGCAGCGACCGGAAGACGACCGCCAGTTGATCACACGGACGGAACTGCAAAACCGCATCTGCGTTCTGCTCGGCGGAATTGCTGCCGAAGAGATCGTCTACCACGAGAACTCAACCGGTGCCTCGAACGATCTGCAGCGTGCCACCGATCTGGCGCGCCGGATGATCACCGAATTCGGAATGAGCGAAAAACTGGGCCGCGTCCATTACAGCGAATCACGCAGCAATCCCTTCCTGAGTGGGAGTTCTGCCCCGGCCGATTATTCCCACAGCGGAGAGACCATCCGCGAGATCGACCTGGAAGTCCGTCGCATCATCGACGCAGCCTACGAAACAGCTCATGAAATTCTCGTCTCGCGACGAACCGTGATGGAGCACATCACACGCGAACTGCTCGAAAAAGAAGTCATTGACCAGCCGCAACTGGAAGCAATCCTCGACCAGTACAAGACGGGTCCACAACTGAAACCGGGAACTTTCGTCCATCCAGCGCCACCCCCACTTCGTCCGGCCGACGAGCAAAGTGGCCAAGACGATGTGGCTCAGTCGGGCTGA
- a CDS encoding DUF58 domain-containing protein yields MLFDGDFLKKLEYLSLISRRVFRGSVLAQRRTKQMGGGIEFADHREYAAGDDFRHLDWNVYARHGDLLLKRFQEEEDLHVYFLLDCSRSMGFGSPAKFDLARQVTAALAYIALADLDRVSVVAYSQEIIADFPLTRGKDRILSLLKFLESLTPQGSDTNLGRVVNGFVMRPQRRGLAIVVSDLFDPSGYERGLDLLRHRTYEPHIIQIHDPAEARPNLLGEIELVDIETETLRKVTITERALRDYRRAFDDFQASIAAYGKRYGLGCTQTTNEVDFEDLVLRMMRTAGALN; encoded by the coding sequence ATGCTCTTCGACGGAGATTTTCTCAAAAAGCTCGAATATCTGTCGCTGATCTCGCGGCGCGTCTTCCGAGGTTCTGTGCTGGCCCAGCGGCGGACGAAACAGATGGGGGGCGGGATCGAATTTGCCGACCATCGCGAATATGCGGCTGGAGACGACTTTCGCCACCTCGACTGGAATGTCTACGCGCGACACGGTGATTTGCTGTTGAAGCGCTTTCAGGAAGAAGAAGATCTGCACGTCTATTTCCTGCTGGATTGCTCGCGCAGTATGGGCTTTGGTTCGCCAGCCAAGTTTGATCTGGCACGTCAGGTGACTGCGGCACTCGCTTACATTGCACTGGCGGATCTTGATCGCGTATCTGTCGTCGCTTACTCGCAGGAGATCATCGCCGATTTTCCATTGACGCGAGGCAAGGACCGGATTCTGTCCCTGCTGAAATTTCTCGAAAGCCTGACTCCTCAGGGTTCAGATACCAACCTGGGGCGAGTCGTCAACGGCTTCGTGATGCGGCCGCAACGACGAGGGCTGGCGATCGTGGTCAGTGATCTGTTCGATCCTTCTGGCTACGAACGAGGTCTCGATTTGCTGCGTCACCGGACCTATGAACCGCATATCATTCAGATTCATGATCCTGCGGAAGCGCGTCCCAACCTGCTGGGTGAAATTGAACTGGTGGATATCGAAACCGAGACGCTGCGGAAGGTCACGATCACCGAACGGGCGTTGCGTGACTACCGCCGTGCATTCGACGATTTTCAGGCTTCGATTGCCGCCTACGGAAAAAGGTACGGACTCGGCTGTACCCAGACCACAAATGAAGTCGACTTCGAAGATCTCGTACTGCGAATGATGCGCACCGCCGGGGCGCTGAATTAA
- the tatC gene encoding twin-arginine translocase subunit TatC has translation MATNKDLFDDSTMTFGEHLEVLRFHLIRALLGLMISVVFSLIFGEQLVRLVRQPIDAALRRANVISAVQDDIKGYSFWGGMWASVKGQVVAPSVREEDKEALKVLTEDEKREVNIEVSAYDLISQLHQASPESFPEPAETLKEKSLVLPARSEAFRQFRRSAEKVDRPVTLNVQEAFMTYMKVSFIAGLVIASPWMFYQLWLFVAAGLYPHERKYVHTYLPMSILLFLGGVVFCFSNVLPLVLDFLLSYNANLELTAQIRISEWISFAVMLPLMFGISFQLPLVMLFLTKINIFTVDHYLGQWRLAVLAIAIISMVLTPTPDPMTMLMMMTPLLVLYGLGIALCKWSTPSSPLGEPA, from the coding sequence ATGGCGACAAACAAAGACCTGTTCGACGATTCGACGATGACCTTCGGCGAGCACCTCGAGGTGTTGCGCTTCCACTTGATCCGCGCCCTGCTCGGGCTGATGATCTCGGTGGTCTTCTCGCTGATTTTTGGTGAGCAGCTTGTCCGACTGGTCCGCCAGCCGATCGATGCCGCGCTGCGTCGTGCCAACGTGATTTCAGCCGTTCAGGACGACATCAAAGGTTACAGTTTCTGGGGTGGCATGTGGGCGTCCGTGAAAGGCCAGGTTGTCGCCCCTTCTGTTCGCGAAGAAGATAAGGAAGCCCTCAAGGTTCTCACAGAAGATGAGAAACGCGAGGTCAATATTGAAGTTTCTGCCTACGACCTGATTTCGCAGCTCCATCAGGCCTCGCCCGAGAGTTTTCCCGAACCTGCAGAAACTCTGAAAGAGAAGTCGCTGGTCCTTCCGGCTCGGTCGGAAGCCTTCCGTCAATTCCGCCGGTCGGCGGAAAAGGTCGATCGCCCTGTCACCCTGAATGTGCAAGAGGCTTTCATGACCTACATGAAAGTTTCATTCATTGCGGGCCTGGTGATCGCCAGTCCCTGGATGTTCTACCAGCTGTGGTTGTTCGTCGCGGCAGGGTTGTATCCGCACGAACGAAAGTATGTGCATACCTACCTGCCCATGAGCATCCTGCTGTTTCTGGGAGGAGTCGTCTTCTGCTTCTCGAATGTTCTGCCACTCGTCCTCGACTTCCTGCTGAGTTACAACGCGAATCTGGAACTGACGGCCCAGATTCGAATTTCTGAATGGATCAGTTTCGCCGTCATGCTGCCGTTAATGTTCGGGATCAGTTTTCAGCTTCCGCTGGTGATGTTGTTCCTGACCAAGATCAACATCTTCACGGTAGACCATTACCTCGGACAGTGGCGACTGGCTGTGCTGGCGATCGCGATCATTTCGATGGTGCTGACCCCGACACCCGATCCGATGACCATGCTCATGATGATGACCCCGCTGCTGGTGCTCTACGGGCTGGGCATCGCCCTGTGCAAGTGGTCGACCCCCAGTTCCCCGCTGGGTGAGCCTGCCTGA
- a CDS encoding DUF1802 family protein produces the protein MDSANRFAFKEWAVVCEALATGRQSLILRKGGIHEGREGFRVAHREFWLFPTGFHQQPGSVVVDAQPLLEKVLGEEPPSDQVHVRHYAEVEQVISIQDESKLGLLRPWHIWSDETVSQRFHYKSPGLFAMLVRVHQLPAAKVLATSSHFAGCRSWVDFPDELPTTGLTPVLSEEIHADRVRKWNLLF, from the coding sequence ATGGATTCCGCCAATCGATTTGCTTTTAAGGAGTGGGCCGTCGTCTGTGAGGCGCTCGCGACGGGACGGCAGAGTCTGATTCTCCGCAAAGGAGGCATCCACGAAGGCCGCGAGGGCTTTCGTGTGGCGCATCGGGAATTCTGGTTGTTCCCCACCGGGTTTCACCAGCAACCCGGCTCGGTCGTGGTCGACGCACAGCCACTGCTTGAGAAGGTCCTGGGCGAAGAACCACCATCAGACCAGGTTCATGTGCGGCACTACGCCGAAGTCGAACAGGTCATTTCGATTCAGGATGAGTCAAAACTCGGACTGCTCCGTCCGTGGCACATCTGGTCGGACGAGACGGTTTCCCAGCGGTTCCATTACAAGTCGCCGGGTCTGTTCGCGATGCTGGTCCGCGTCCATCAGCTTCCCGCCGCCAAAGTGCTCGCCACGTCGTCTCATTTCGCGGGATGTCGGAGCTGGGTCGATTTTCCGGACGAGCTTCCCACGACCGGGCTGACTCCGGTTCTCAGTGAAGAAATCCATGCTGACCGAGTGCGAAAATGGAACCTGTTGTTCTGA
- a CDS encoding alpha/beta fold hydrolase encodes MAFPGYDFAPHFTEIDGLRMHYVDEGQGETVVMLHGNPNWSYYYRNLVHRLKDRYRCLVPDHIGCGLSDKPGDDRYPFSLERRVSDLKAWLNHCGATENLTLVVHDWGGMIGMAFATEFPERIKRLVLLNTGGFHLPKTKGVPWQLKLARSPIGGLLVRGFNAFSRGAVRSCVTRNPMPKAVADAYCAPYNSWANRIAVHRFVQDIPLKPGDRGYELVTQVENRLERLKGIPMMIGWGDKDFVFDEHFLKEWLARFPEAELHRYPDCGHYILEDASSELIPMIDDFLSRHP; translated from the coding sequence GTGGCTTTTCCTGGTTATGACTTCGCACCGCACTTCACCGAGATCGATGGTCTGCGAATGCACTACGTGGACGAGGGCCAGGGCGAAACGGTCGTCATGCTGCATGGAAACCCAAACTGGTCTTACTACTACCGGAACCTCGTTCATCGCTTGAAAGACCGGTATCGGTGTCTGGTCCCTGACCATATTGGCTGCGGATTATCCGATAAACCGGGTGATGACCGTTACCCATTCTCGCTCGAACGGCGTGTGTCGGACCTTAAGGCCTGGCTAAACCATTGTGGTGCGACCGAAAATCTGACGCTGGTCGTACACGACTGGGGGGGGATGATCGGGATGGCTTTCGCCACCGAGTTCCCCGAACGAATCAAGCGACTGGTCCTGTTGAATACGGGGGGATTCCACCTGCCCAAAACCAAGGGGGTTCCCTGGCAACTGAAGCTGGCACGCAGTCCCATCGGAGGTCTGCTGGTCCGAGGTTTCAACGCCTTCAGTCGGGGGGCCGTCCGTTCGTGTGTGACACGCAATCCCATGCCGAAGGCTGTCGCGGATGCTTATTGTGCACCGTACAACTCATGGGCCAACCGCATCGCCGTACATCGATTCGTGCAGGATATTCCGCTGAAACCGGGCGATCGCGGCTACGAACTCGTCACTCAGGTTGAAAACCGGCTGGAGCGATTGAAGGGAATTCCGATGATGATCGGCTGGGGTGACAAGGATTTCGTCTTTGATGAGCACTTCCTCAAAGAATGGCTCGCCCGCTTTCCTGAGGCGGAACTCCACCGCTACCCGGATTGCGGACACTATATCCTGGAGGACGCCAGTTCCGAACTGATTCCGATGATCGACGATTTCCTCTCGCGCCACCCGTAA